The Listeria sp. PSOL-1 genome includes a region encoding these proteins:
- a CDS encoding DUF58 domain-containing protein, with the protein MIKKRLSFILRFSLLVLIEWLLLAYALFQGDSASWFLAYFFSFVLLFVILGCFFRLKFWKIERHFSKKSLQDGDLLSVELHISRRFYYPVGYLAFEQVLPSSLGKKAPLIQVSYPFLKKEMIVELGNFRLKRGVHKFPPLQIKTSDPFALLERRFALDHKESLTIYPRYYPGILEKLDRAAKHHKQILHTQEVGNFHGLREFIPSDHLSSVDWKTTAKTGQMMSREYEKSPEVKMTMIFYGVEHPLFEHTLRAAYSFIRKMSEQKKAIDVILFTRANQEISFSLMQQPFHKTAKIFSEIEPFSQNKIEQMTAKISKINTQIMIFTPEIRPFSSKIINHLNLSIVCFDKQKQLLPNVIVLEKAAFDLLNGGENK; encoded by the coding sequence ATGATTAAAAAACGCCTTTCTTTTATATTGCGTTTTAGCCTGCTCGTTTTAATTGAATGGCTGCTCCTTGCTTATGCGCTTTTTCAAGGTGATTCTGCTAGTTGGTTTTTAGCTTATTTTTTTAGTTTTGTTTTGTTATTCGTTATTTTAGGTTGTTTCTTTCGACTTAAATTTTGGAAAATTGAGCGTCATTTTTCAAAAAAAAGTTTGCAAGATGGCGACTTGCTTTCAGTGGAGTTACATATTTCGCGGAGGTTTTACTATCCAGTTGGTTACTTAGCATTTGAACAAGTGCTTCCCTCTTCTTTAGGGAAAAAAGCGCCGTTGATACAAGTTAGCTATCCGTTTTTAAAGAAAGAAATGATTGTAGAATTAGGGAATTTTCGTCTTAAAAGGGGCGTTCACAAGTTCCCTCCACTACAAATAAAAACAAGTGATCCATTTGCTTTACTTGAACGTAGGTTCGCCTTAGATCACAAAGAGTCGCTTACAATTTATCCGCGTTATTACCCAGGCATTCTTGAAAAATTAGATCGCGCTGCTAAACACCACAAACAAATTTTACATACACAAGAAGTGGGTAATTTCCATGGGTTACGCGAATTTATTCCGAGTGATCACTTATCTTCAGTGGATTGGAAAACAACTGCCAAAACTGGCCAAATGATGTCACGTGAATATGAAAAGAGCCCAGAGGTTAAAATGACGATGATTTTCTATGGTGTAGAGCATCCGTTATTTGAGCATACTCTACGGGCAGCCTATTCATTTATACGTAAAATGAGTGAGCAAAAGAAAGCGATCGATGTCATTCTTTTTACTCGCGCGAATCAAGAAATTAGTTTTTCTTTGATGCAACAGCCTTTTCATAAAACAGCGAAAATCTTTTCTGAAATTGAACCTTTTAGCCAAAATAAAATAGAGCAAATGACAGCGAAAATTTCGAAAATAAATACGCAAATCATGATTTTCACACCAGAAATCCGTCCTTTTTCTAGCAAAATTATAAACCATTTAAATTTAAGTATCGTTTGTTTTGATAAGCAAAAGCAATTACTTCCAAATGTCATCGTTTTAGAAAAAGCTGCTTTTGACTTGCTAAATGGAGGTGAAAATAAATGA
- a CDS encoding transglutaminase family protein encodes MKQKVYSFILYLLSVLLVAEWIYPFVYLTDLKEARFVIIYVMISLAAYFIGLRFYVTLPLNVFMLYLLSGIYFYHGKPLSPGFINFFIQAIKSGFVHFISFDASKMGMIFVTLIFFVALWLLNYIIAYSILKKRPMTSLLVLTIIYVIIVHTFTAYNGTSSLICTIIVGFLILHFSLAMRLKTLYSKSSAWYHLFVVMTLMFILLIALILPKQTPFFANSLPFIKGLYTGQTVGYSEDDSQLGGSLKNDDREVFRVKSDHAHYYRVEEKAFYTGKGWRTSQNQKAQVFKTNDKLPLKLNENAQSKTEQVDITFANSNNYLVYPYGTQQFNTAQQAFHFYSDTEKFTLKKPIKHYTLLLNEPIYDIDKMKQANYNNLSTSFLTQYTQLPRELPKRVRNLAAEITKNAKTTYDATKAIENYLSLSGKFTYSIKNAKKTLPNADYVDQFLFETKVGYCNDFSTSMVILLRSVDIPARWAKGFTTGSKLTTNDGKTIYRVANNNAHSWPEVYFPGTGWVPFEPTTTFANPERFMNTVPAKRTNDSTNKNSASAKKNSSSNKAKQQPKENKSAEKKAGQLTLRFSTWLWVPVILFALFLLLVILFGQRIKLFLFKKQLNNPKTTFDTAYLSLLSLLEKGYLKRKKVETLTNYAKHVDQYYQTNRMTKLTARYEDLVYGKVSVPFETYRHDFHAMLLILKRKRRN; translated from the coding sequence ATGAAACAAAAAGTTTACTCATTTATTTTATATCTTCTAAGCGTTCTTTTGGTTGCAGAATGGATTTATCCGTTTGTTTACTTAACAGATCTAAAAGAAGCACGATTTGTTATTATCTACGTTATGATTTCTCTTGCTGCTTATTTTATTGGTTTGCGCTTTTATGTCACGCTTCCTCTTAATGTGTTCATGCTCTATCTTTTAAGCGGTATTTATTTTTACCACGGAAAACCACTTTCCCCGGGGTTTATTAACTTTTTTATTCAGGCGATAAAGAGTGGTTTCGTTCATTTTATTTCTTTTGACGCAAGCAAAATGGGCATGATTTTTGTCACACTTATCTTTTTCGTTGCGCTTTGGTTGTTAAATTACATTATCGCTTACAGTATTTTAAAAAAGAGACCTATGACGAGTCTCCTTGTACTGACTATTATTTATGTGATCATCGTTCATACATTTACAGCATATAATGGAACTTCCTCACTTATTTGTACCATCATTGTTGGCTTTCTCATTTTGCATTTTTCCTTAGCAATGCGCCTTAAAACGTTGTATTCAAAAAGCTCAGCATGGTATCATCTTTTTGTTGTCATGACGTTAATGTTCATTTTACTCATTGCGCTCATTCTACCAAAACAAACGCCATTTTTTGCTAATTCCTTGCCTTTTATTAAGGGGCTCTATACTGGGCAAACAGTTGGCTATAGCGAAGATGATTCACAACTCGGCGGTTCTTTAAAAAATGATGATCGTGAGGTTTTCCGAGTTAAAAGTGACCATGCTCATTATTACCGTGTTGAAGAAAAAGCTTTTTATACGGGTAAGGGTTGGCGAACTTCACAAAACCAGAAAGCTCAAGTTTTCAAAACAAATGATAAGCTTCCACTTAAACTAAACGAAAATGCACAGTCTAAAACAGAACAAGTTGACATTACTTTCGCTAACTCCAATAACTATCTTGTTTATCCATATGGAACGCAACAATTTAATACAGCACAACAAGCGTTTCATTTTTATTCTGACACCGAAAAATTCACATTGAAAAAGCCCATTAAACACTATACGTTACTTCTAAATGAACCCATCTATGATATTGATAAAATGAAGCAAGCTAACTATAACAATTTAAGCACCTCATTTTTAACACAGTATACGCAACTACCGCGCGAATTGCCAAAGCGTGTTCGAAATTTAGCTGCTGAAATCACAAAAAATGCCAAAACAACTTATGATGCCACAAAAGCCATTGAAAATTATTTAAGTTTGAGCGGAAAATTCACTTACAGCATAAAAAATGCTAAAAAAACTTTACCAAATGCAGATTATGTTGACCAATTTTTATTTGAAACAAAAGTAGGTTATTGTAATGATTTTTCTACATCAATGGTTATCTTGCTTCGCTCTGTTGATATACCCGCTCGTTGGGCAAAAGGGTTTACTACTGGAAGCAAATTAACAACAAATGATGGTAAAACAATTTACCGAGTGGCAAATAACAATGCTCATTCATGGCCAGAAGTCTACTTTCCAGGAACAGGCTGGGTTCCCTTTGAACCAACAACCACGTTTGCCAATCCGGAACGCTTTATGAATACTGTGCCAGCTAAGCGTACAAATGATTCGACAAATAAAAATTCGGCTTCTGCTAAAAAAAATAGCTCTTCAAATAAAGCTAAACAACAACCTAAAGAAAACAAATCAGCTGAAAAAAAAGCTGGTCAATTAACGCTTCGTTTCTCGACTTGGCTATGGGTCCCTGTGATTCTATTTGCGCTCTTTTTGTTGCTTGTGATTCTTTTTGGACAACGCATTAAACTTTTTCTTTTTAAAAAGCAATTAAATAATCCGAAAACTACTTTTGATACAGCCTATTTAAGCTTGTTAAGTCTACTTGAAAAAGGTTACTTAAAAAGAAAAAAAGTGGAAACATTGACAAATTACGCTAAACATGTCGATCAATATTACCAGACAAATCGAATGACAAAACTTACAGCTCGATATGAAGATCTGGTCTACGGTAAAGTATCTGTTCCGTTTGAAACCTATCGTCATGATTTTCATGCTATGTTATTAATCTTGAAGCGTAAAAGGAGAAATTAA